A stretch of DNA from Fibrobacter sp. UWB13:
CAAAAAATCTGAACCTACATACAAGTTTGGTTACGCCTTGAAGAACGCACCGACCCCGAGTAAGGGCTGCGGCACCAACTCCACATTGAAGAAAGTCAAGAGCGTTGAAAACGGCGACCAGTTCCAAATCAAGGTCGGTAACGACACCCGCGATTACTTTATCACCTTGCCGAAGAACTACGACAACAAGAAACCGCACAAGGTTCTCTTCGCCTTACACTGCTACGGTAGCCGCGGTGAAGACTTCGTGCATCACAAAGCAGACTACGACCATCCGACTCCGTACTACGGCCAGCAAGTGCTCGACAAGAACGGCGACTACATCTTCGTTTCACTCGACGCTATTGGCGGTGTATGGACCAAGGGTCAGGGCGACCACGACTTCTTCGCTCAGACACTCACGACTTTGAACGACAACTACTGCATTGATACAAGCCGCGTGTTCATTACAGGCTTTAGCTTTGGCGCCATGTTCAGCTACTCACTTATGCAAGACATGCAGAGCCGCGTCCGCGCCGCAGCCACCTACGCAGTCGCAGACTATAACATTTGGCTCCCCGAAGGCAACAACATGAAGAACTTGCCGATTGCCTGGATGAACGTTCACGGCAAAAACGACGGCAGATGCGATTACAACCGCGCCAAGACTAGCGCCCTCCCGCGAATCCTTAAGCGCAACGGCAAGGCCGACGCTGACGGAAACTTCACCGACGCAAGTAGCGAAAAGCCCAAGGAAGTAAGCGGTAACACCGGACACGTTTGCTACGACTTCACGACTGTCGACGAGCGCTTCCCCGTCAAGTGGTGCAGTTGGCCGGGTGACCACCAGTGGACCGCACACGACACCGGTAACATGGGCGTCGGCTGGAACTGGGAACAGACATGGGTTCCTGAAGAAGTCCACAAGTTCTTTGAACAGTTCTAAAGATTTCCTATACACTCTCTAATATTCAAGGGCTCGCCGGAAACGGCGAGCCCTTCTGATTTAATTTAACAGGATCCTTCGCGCTATCGCGCTCAGGATGACGTTACCGTCTACTTTCTACTAAATGAGTTTTTCCACTTTAGAACAAAGCGATTCGGCTTCCTCAGCAGTCGGAGCTTCGGCAATCACGCGGATCACAGGTTCCGTGTTGCTAGCGCGCACATGCACCCAGGACTTTTCACTCCCGAGCCAGAGGCCGTCGCGTTCATCCATCTTCCAGCCGGCAAATTCAGCCTTGACCTTCGGGAGAATGTCAGCAACTTTCTTGTCGCCGAGTTCGAACTTTTTCTTCGGCATCACGTAGGCCGGATTTTCTGCCACGAACTTTTCCGGGCCGCCATTGTGGTGGGCCATCCAGCTAAGCACAAGTGCGGCAGCCACGAGGCTATCGCGACCGTAATGGAGCGCCGGGAGAATCACACCACCGTTACCTTCACCGCCGATAACGCAACCGTTTTCGATCATCTGGAGGCTAACGTTGATTTCACCGACTTTGGCGCGGCTAAATTCGCAACCGTACTTGGCAGCGACATCTTCGTTCATGCGGCTCGTGGAGAGGTTCACGCAAACGCCACCCTTCTTCTGGGCAAGCACTTCGTCCGTTGCAATCGCGAGCGTGTATTCTTCACCGATACTTTGTCCCAAACCATCGACGAGAGCGCAGCGGTCTGCATCCGGATCCACGGCAAAGCCAACTGCGCAGCCGTTATCCTTGACAGCCTTGCGCAGGTCACCGAGGTTTTCAGGAATAGGTTCTGCACCGCGCGGGAACGTGCCATCCGGGCTGCAATGAACGCGAACAACTTCGCAACCGAGCTGTTCCAAGAGACGAGGCACAATAAAGCTACCGGCACCGTTCACGGCATCGACAGCGACCTTGAAATGCTTAGCCTTGATGGCTTCGACATCCACGAACGGAATCTTGAGCGTACCATCGATATGAATGCCATCGGCATCCGGAGCAACTTCGTACTTGCCCATCGTGCGGTAATCCGGATAAGCAAACTGGTTTGCATCAGCGAGAGCAAAAAGCTGCTTCACATCATCCGGACCGAGGAAAAGTCCCTTGTTGTTGAGGAACTTGAGAGCGTTCCATTCGAGCGGGTTATGGCTTG
This window harbors:
- the glmM gene encoding phosphoglucosamine mutase, with amino-acid sequence MSKLMRSISGIRGIVGDTLTPQVLQSHVRAFLEITKAKRVVIGRDSRPTGDAIVQFVAGICRLSGVDVVDVGLSTTPSVELLTTHFKADAGIIITASHNPLEWNALKFLNNKGLFLGPDDVKQLFALADANQFAYPDYRTMGKYEVAPDADGIHIDGTLKIPFVDVEAIKAKHFKVAVDAVNGAGSFIVPRLLEQLGCEVVRVHCSPDGTFPRGAEPIPENLGDLRKAVKDNGCAVGFAVDPDADRCALVDGLGQSIGEEYTLAIATDEVLAQKKGGVCVNLSTSRMNEDVAAKYGCEFSRAKVGEINVSLQMIENGCVIGGEGNGGVILPALHYGRDSLVAAALVLSWMAHHNGGPEKFVAENPAYVMPKKKFELGDKKVADILPKVKAEFAGWKMDERDGLWLGSEKSWVHVRASNTEPVIRVIAEAPTAEEAESLCSKVEKLI
- a CDS encoding T9SS type A sorting domain-containing protein; the protein is MIKAPNLFTAACFALCGIASAYTITGTVSDNDGKALKGVSVNLLKEGKTATTDDKGKFTIQEDEVGIHPGFRNAVGYISVNKGILSYSQSSTSPVQVKIYNSLGNQVFKKTLQGSGTYDLSKGLSARGTYFAQVSVGNAKQNFKFTTDESFTSSFGSQANALMKDAAKDEALRFTFEGYDTLTVPLGTLDTTVDVKLKKSEPTYKFGYALKNAPTPSKGCGTNSTLKKVKSVENGDQFQIKVGNDTRDYFITLPKNYDNKKPHKVLFALHCYGSRGEDFVHHKADYDHPTPYYGQQVLDKNGDYIFVSLDAIGGVWTKGQGDHDFFAQTLTTLNDNYCIDTSRVFITGFSFGAMFSYSLMQDMQSRVRAAATYAVADYNIWLPEGNNMKNLPIAWMNVHGKNDGRCDYNRAKTSALPRILKRNGKADADGNFTDASSEKPKEVSGNTGHVCYDFTTVDERFPVKWCSWPGDHQWTAHDTGNMGVGWNWEQTWVPEEVHKFFEQF